A single genomic interval of Hoplias malabaricus isolate fHopMal1 chromosome 7, fHopMal1.hap1, whole genome shotgun sequence harbors:
- the irf4b gene encoding interferon regulatory factor 4 — MCSGNGKLRQWLIEQVDAGKYPGLVWENNEKNVFRIPWKHAGKQDYNRDEDAALFKAWALFKGKYREGIDKPDPPTWKTRLRCALNKSNDFEELLERSQLDISDPYKVYRIVPEGAKKGSRSLEDSPPNTSPPSYPLHPSYTPIQSQVCNWSWRDYLPDKPPISDIPYNQNPYTPHWDAGHHFSGSFYTCSASEPLPSAFTLDSSMKSAEAIALSDYRLHVVVFYRDALVREMTVCSPEGCVLGVSRDGVPYGASEGPELVELPEMERGALEHGVLLWITPDGLYARRRCPCRVYWEGGHTAGSNKPNKLEREQTCKLLDTQLFITELQSYALHGRPPPYSQLVLFFEDESTESQKQRKTITVQVEPLFARQLLYLTHPSSMNYIRSHNLSPLSPEHTIPSSQDFHRVIAHHHSPSL, encoded by the exons ATGTGCTCGGGGAACGGGAAGCTCCGGCAGTGGCTGATCGAGCAGGTGGACGCGGGGAAGTACCCCGGGCTCGTGTGGGAGAACAACGAGAAAAACGTGTTCAGGATCCCGTGGAAACACGCGGGAAAACAGGACTACAACCGGGACGAGGACGCGGCACTCTTTaag GCCTGGGCTCTGTTTAAGGGTAAATACCGAGAGGGCATTGATAAACCAGACCCTCCCACCTGGAAGACCCGCCTCCGCTGTGCGCTCAACAAGAGCAACGACTTTGAGGAGCTGTTAGAGCGCAGCCAACTGGACATCTCTGATCCCTACAAGGTGTACAGGATTGTCCCTGAGGGGGCCAAGAAAG GGTCCAGATCACTGGAAGactctccaccaaacacaaGCCCGCCCAGTTACCCACTGCACCCCTCCTATACACCCATCCAGAGTCAG GTGTGCAACTGGAGCTGGAGGGATTACCTCCCAGACAAGCCCCCAATATCAGACATCCCCTACAACCAGAACCCTTACACTCCTCACTGGGATGCAG GCCACCATTTCAGTGGCTCTTTCTACACCTGCAGTGCCTCAGAGCCTCTACCATCTGCCTTTACACTGGACTCCAGCATGAAGTCAGCAGAGGCCATTGCTCTCTCAG ATTACCGTCTGCATGTGGTGGTGTTTTACCGTGATGCCCTGGTCCGGGAGATGACCGTGTGCAGTCCAGAGGGTTGTGTGTTGGGTGTGAGCAGAGATGGAGTGCCGTATGGAGCATCTGAAGGGCCAGAATTGGTGGAGCTTCCTGAGATGGAGCGAGGAGCTCTAGAGCATGGTGTTCTGCTGTGGATTACACCTGATGGTCTTTATGCACGCCGCCGCTGCCCCTGCAGAGTTTACTGGGAAGGAGGCCACACAGCAGGCAGCAACAAACCCAACAAGCTGGAGAGAGAACAGACCTGCAAACTGCTGGACACTCAGCTCTTCATCACAG agtTACAGAGTTATGCTCTGCACGGACGTCCTCCACCCTACTCTCAGCTGGTGCTATTCTTTGAGGATGAAAGCACAGAGTCACAGAAGCAGAGGAAGACCATCACAGTGCAG GTGGAACCCTTGTTTGCTCGGCAGCTTCTCTACCTCACTCACCCCAGCAGCATGAACTATATCCGCAGCCACAACCTTTCACCTTTATCCCCGGAGCACACCATTCCCTCCAGCCAGGACTTCCACAGAGTCATCGCCCATCACCACAGCCCCAGCCTCTGA